A genomic segment from Rhodothermus sp. encodes:
- a CDS encoding acetaldehyde dehydrogenase (acetylating): MDKVKVAIIGPGNIGTDLMYKICKNPGYMKLALMVGIYPDSPGLARARELGIDTSHEGIQAILEDPEIRLVFDATSAKAHVRHAPLLREAGKIAVDLTPAARGPYVVPPVNLGAHLEADNVNLITCGGQATIPMVYAVHRVYPVQYAEIVSTVASRSAGPGTRQNIDEFTFTTARGLEAIGGAQRGKALIILNPADPPILMTNTVYVIPEVDSLDQLDREAVVASIRQMEAQVQAYVPGYRLKAEPLFDTLETPWGRRVVVTCLLEVEGAGDFLPRYAGNLDIMTAAAWQVGNLFARELLKREGTLVC, translated from the coding sequence ATGGATAAAGTCAAAGTAGCGATTATTGGACCAGGCAATATTGGTACAGATTTAATGTATAAAATTTGTAAAAATCCTGGCTATATGAAATTGGCGTTGATGGTGGGGATTTATCCTGATTCACCAGGTTTGGCGCGGGCACGTGAGCTGGGCATTGACACCTCGCACGAAGGTATTCAGGCAATTCTGGAAGATCCGGAAATTCGGTTGGTGTTTGATGCAACCAGTGCTAAGGCGCATGTGCGGCATGCGCCTCTTTTGCGAGAAGCCGGTAAGATAGCGGTTGATTTAACCCCAGCGGCTCGGGGGCCCTATGTGGTCCCACCAGTCAACCTGGGCGCGCATCTGGAAGCCGATAATGTAAATCTGATCACCTGTGGTGGACAGGCAACCATCCCGATGGTCTATGCCGTACATCGGGTCTATCCTGTACAGTATGCGGAGATTGTCTCAACGGTTGCCAGCCGGTCCGCAGGGCCCGGGACGCGCCAGAACATTGATGAGTTCACCTTTACGACAGCACGCGGCCTTGAAGCGATTGGGGGAGCGCAACGGGGCAAAGCGCTGATCATTCTCAATCCTGCAGATCCTCCAATTCTCATGACCAATACGGTCTACGTGATACCCGAAGTGGATTCGCTCGATCAGCTTGACCGGGAGGCTGTGGTGGCCTCGATCCGTCAGATGGAAGCCCAGGTGCAAGCCTATGTGCCAGGTTATCGGCTGAAGGCGGAACCGCTGTTCGATACGCTGGAGACCCCCTGGGGGCGACGGGTGGTAGTAACCTGCCTGTTGGAAGTAGAAGGGGCGGGGGACTTTCTTCCTCGATATGCTGGCAATCTGGATATTATGACCGCCGCTGCCTGGCAGGTCGGGAATCTCTTTGCCCGTGAACTTTTAAAGCGGGAGGGAACCCTCGTATGTTGA
- a CDS encoding catechol 2,3-dioxygenase — protein sequence MEAKQMEPLFEVAQLAHVELITPKPEESLWFFRDMLGLEVTETVGQSVYLRAYEDFYHHTLKLTEGPTPRLGHVAWRTTSPAALERRVKAIEAAGLGRGWIDGDHGHGPAYQFVTPDGHPMELLWEVDYYEAPADKQSKLLNRPSKRPLRGVPVRRLDHVNLLAERVEPNKDFLVQVLGFRVREYIELNNGTWAGVWLSVSPLVHEIAFMRDAQGAKGRLHHICYWYGFPQDVANLADALREHDITIEAGPGKHGISQAYFMYVFEPGGNRVELFGDPGYLIFDPDWKPVKWTEDVLDRGIIWWGGELPAEYFRYGTPPVKEEAAVKKAEEEAL from the coding sequence ATGGAAGCCAAGCAAATGGAACCCCTGTTCGAGGTAGCTCAGCTGGCTCATGTCGAGTTGATTACGCCCAAGCCAGAGGAGTCGCTCTGGTTTTTCCGGGATATGCTGGGGCTGGAGGTGACCGAGACGGTCGGACAGTCAGTTTATCTGCGGGCTTATGAAGACTTCTATCACCATACGCTGAAGCTTACCGAGGGGCCGACGCCGCGGTTGGGGCATGTGGCCTGGCGGACGACCTCGCCGGCAGCACTGGAGCGTCGGGTCAAGGCTATTGAGGCCGCAGGACTGGGACGTGGATGGATTGATGGAGATCATGGGCATGGCCCGGCTTATCAATTTGTTACCCCGGACGGGCACCCCATGGAGTTGCTCTGGGAGGTAGATTACTACGAGGCCCCCGCCGATAAGCAGTCGAAACTTCTCAATCGTCCCAGTAAGCGCCCGTTGCGTGGGGTGCCGGTGCGTCGGCTGGACCATGTAAACCTGTTGGCCGAACGTGTAGAGCCTAACAAGGACTTTCTGGTGCAGGTATTGGGCTTCCGGGTGCGGGAGTACATTGAACTCAACAATGGTACATGGGCGGGTGTGTGGTTGAGCGTGAGCCCACTGGTGCACGAAATCGCTTTTATGCGAGATGCACAGGGGGCTAAAGGCCGGCTGCATCACATTTGCTATTGGTACGGATTCCCCCAGGATGTAGCTAACCTGGCGGATGCCCTGCGCGAGCATGACATCACGATTGAAGCCGGTCCGGGCAAACACGGTATCAGCCAGGCGTATTTCATGTACGTGTTTGAGCCGGGGGGCAATCGCGTCGAGCTCTTTGGCGATCCAGGCTATCTGATCTTCGATCCCGACTGGAAGCCTGTGAAGTGGACTGAAGACGTGTTGGATCGTGGCATTATCTGGTGGGGTGGAGAACTGCCTGCGGAATACTTCCGCTATGGTACCCCGCCTGTTAAGGAAGAAGCTGCCGTTAAGAAAGCAGAAGAGGAGGCTCTATAG
- a CDS encoding 4-hydroxyphenylacetate 3-hydroxylase N-terminal domain-containing protein, with product MGVSEKTARYDAYDNTRPVTRPMTGEEYLESLRDGREVYVYGERVKDVTQHPAFRNAARMIARLYDAVHDPEQGAVIRTETDTGNGGYTHWFFKAPKSAEDLVHARDAIAAWQRITYGWMGRSPDYKASFVGTLGANAAFYEPFQENARRWYRETQEKLLYWNHAIVNPPVDRNRPPEEVMDVYMHVEKETDAGIVVSGAKVVATGSALTHYNFIAHYGPLPIKDRRLALIICVPMNAPGVKLISRPSYEFMAEAVGSPFDYPLSSRLDENDAIFVFDKVLVPWENVFVYGDVDKVNEFFPLSGFIPRFTFHGCTRLAVKLDFLAGLLLMGVEATGSKDFRGVQVRVGEVLAWRNLFWAITDAMARTPMPWIDDYVLPNLDYGLAYRVFATVAYPRIREIFMQDLASALIYLPSHVKDLKNPVIREFLEKYVRGTNGYTAEKRIKLMKLIWDAIGSEFGGRHELYERNYAGNHENIRLEVLLASMASGKVDQYKGFAEQCLQEYDLDGWVVPDLINPEDINIFSNGKQK from the coding sequence ATGGGCGTTTCTGAGAAGACCGCTCGCTATGATGCCTACGACAACACCCGTCCGGTTACTCGTCCTATGACCGGGGAGGAATATCTGGAGAGTTTAAGGGACGGGCGTGAGGTGTATGTGTATGGCGAACGCGTAAAAGATGTCACACAGCATCCGGCTTTTCGCAATGCGGCACGCATGATTGCCCGCCTATATGATGCCGTGCATGATCCCGAACAGGGAGCCGTAATTCGCACGGAGACGGACACGGGTAATGGGGGCTACACGCACTGGTTTTTCAAGGCCCCGAAAAGCGCGGAGGATCTGGTCCATGCCCGGGATGCGATTGCCGCGTGGCAGCGCATTACGTACGGTTGGATGGGGCGTAGCCCCGATTACAAAGCTTCGTTTGTAGGGACCTTGGGCGCGAATGCGGCCTTTTATGAGCCCTTCCAGGAAAACGCCCGTCGCTGGTACCGGGAGACCCAGGAAAAACTGTTGTACTGGAACCATGCCATTGTGAATCCACCGGTGGACCGCAATCGGCCGCCGGAGGAAGTCATGGATGTGTACATGCATGTAGAGAAGGAAACCGATGCAGGGATTGTGGTCAGTGGGGCAAAAGTTGTAGCTACGGGTTCCGCATTAACGCACTATAATTTCATTGCACATTATGGTCCCTTGCCCATCAAAGATCGGCGGCTGGCTCTGATCATCTGTGTACCAATGAATGCGCCGGGTGTGAAGTTGATCTCGCGCCCCTCGTACGAATTTATGGCGGAAGCGGTAGGCAGTCCGTTTGATTATCCGCTTTCGAGTCGGCTCGACGAGAATGACGCTATCTTTGTATTTGACAAGGTGCTGGTGCCGTGGGAGAATGTGTTTGTTTACGGGGATGTGGATAAGGTAAACGAATTCTTCCCGCTTTCTGGGTTTATTCCACGTTTTACGTTTCATGGGTGCACGCGGCTGGCGGTCAAGCTGGATTTTCTGGCCGGGTTGCTATTGATGGGGGTTGAGGCCACCGGTTCGAAAGACTTTCGGGGCGTGCAAGTTCGCGTAGGTGAAGTGCTGGCCTGGCGCAATCTCTTCTGGGCCATTACCGATGCCATGGCGCGGACACCCATGCCCTGGATAGACGACTATGTGTTGCCCAATCTGGATTACGGACTGGCCTATCGGGTGTTTGCGACGGTAGCCTATCCACGCATCCGAGAAATTTTCATGCAGGACCTGGCCAGTGCCCTCATTTATCTGCCCTCCCATGTCAAAGACCTGAAGAATCCGGTTATTCGGGAGTTTCTGGAGAAGTACGTACGCGGCACAAACGGCTATACAGCAGAGAAACGGATCAAATTGATGAAGCTGATATGGGATGCAATAGGTAGTGAGTTTGGTGGAAGACATGAACTATATGAACGTAATTATGCAGGTAATCATGAAAATATTCGATTAGAAGTGTTGTTAGCCTCGATGGCATCAGGAAAGGTAGATCAATATAAAGGATTTGCAGAGCAATGTCTTCAGGAGTATGACCTGGATGGCTGGGTCGTTCCCGATCTGATAAATCCAGAAGATATCAATATATTCAGCAATGGAAAGCAAAAGTGA
- a CDS encoding glycosyl hydrolase, whose product MNKPKVNRSGSLWGLLLGLVWMTALAQEQAPVPPTPAEVRLRSFQERMARVERSLVRNVPLRSIGPTIMSGRVVDVDVDPADPTRFYVAYASGGLWKTENNGISFQPLFDREATMTIGDIAVDWKHGEVIWVGTGESNSSRSSYAGTGVYRSTDGGHTWEHLGLAETHHIGRIVIHPQDPNTVWVAAIGHLYSPNPERGVYKTTDGGRTWRRVLYVDENTGAIDLVLDPTNPDILYAAMWHRERRAWNFVEAGPGSGIFKSTDGGETWQRLNVEGSGFPTGAGVGRIGLAIYPRNPQILYALLDNQYHRPEEKKEKPALTKEDFLEMRREAFLALSDDSLEAFLRENGFPREYTAQKVKAMVRRGEIKPRALYDYLTDANRELFETPVIGAEVYRSDDGGRTWKRTHEGYLDNVYFSYGYYFGQIRVDPNDPDHVYILGVPLLVSDDGGRTWRSINEENVHVDHHALWINPDRPGHLVNGNDGGVNLTYDGGRTWFKANTPPVGQFYSVAVDSARPYNVYGGLQDNGVWVGPSTYKFSYAWYAEGRYPYERLLGGDGMQVQVDPRTNDIVYTGFQFGNYFRIERRTGRRVPIKPRHKLGETPLRFNWETPIFLSRHHPDILYLGSNKLHRSFNRGDDWETISGDLTRGGRKGDVPYGTLTTIAESVLRFGLIYVGSDDGLVHVTRDGGVTWTRISDDLPQHLWVSHVEPSQHVESRVYVALNGYRWDDFTPYLYRSEDYGQSWERIGTDLPYEPINVVREDPYNPNILYVGTDGGLYVSLDGGRSFMPFYEGLPHAPVHDLVIHKRERDLVVATHGRSLYVADLEEIEQLTPELLQRPLHVFVIDTVRHNPDWGRLRAVWMPPDTPAVRIPYYSQAAGPVTIRVLTEDSLLLATRIDTAEVGLNYPVYDLTIDSTQVAAFNARRDEKTQVKAADNGRYYLPPGTYTIELVRDRVAARGHLVVRPGRRPRTVPYPEPATERL is encoded by the coding sequence ATGAACAAGCCTAAAGTCAATCGATCGGGTAGCCTCTGGGGACTGCTGTTGGGTCTGGTATGGATGACGGCACTGGCGCAGGAGCAGGCGCCGGTTCCACCCACACCTGCTGAAGTTCGATTGCGGTCGTTTCAGGAGCGCATGGCCCGGGTAGAACGCTCGCTGGTACGTAACGTGCCGTTGCGCAGCATTGGCCCGACGATCATGAGCGGTCGTGTGGTGGATGTTGACGTCGATCCAGCCGATCCTACCAGATTCTATGTGGCCTATGCCTCAGGAGGACTCTGGAAAACCGAAAACAACGGTATTTCTTTTCAGCCGCTTTTCGATCGGGAAGCGACCATGACCATCGGGGATATTGCGGTGGACTGGAAGCACGGTGAGGTCATCTGGGTGGGCACCGGCGAAAGTAACTCCAGCCGTTCGTCTTATGCCGGAACAGGGGTCTATCGTTCTACAGATGGAGGACACACCTGGGAGCATCTGGGGCTGGCCGAAACCCACCATATCGGCCGTATAGTGATTCATCCGCAGGATCCGAACACGGTCTGGGTAGCGGCCATCGGCCATCTGTATTCGCCGAATCCCGAACGTGGCGTCTATAAGACGACAGATGGCGGGCGTACCTGGCGACGTGTGCTCTATGTAGACGAAAATACTGGCGCCATCGACCTGGTCCTGGATCCCACGAACCCCGATATCCTCTATGCGGCTATGTGGCATCGAGAACGCCGCGCCTGGAACTTCGTCGAAGCAGGGCCGGGCTCTGGCATCTTCAAGTCAACCGATGGGGGAGAGACCTGGCAGCGTCTTAACGTAGAAGGTAGTGGTTTCCCCACGGGTGCGGGAGTGGGACGCATCGGGCTGGCCATTTATCCCAGAAATCCACAGATTCTCTATGCGTTGCTGGACAACCAGTACCATCGGCCCGAAGAAAAGAAGGAAAAACCCGCACTGACCAAGGAAGACTTTCTGGAAATGCGTCGCGAAGCCTTTCTGGCCCTATCGGACGACTCCCTGGAGGCTTTTCTGCGAGAAAACGGCTTCCCGCGCGAGTACACCGCCCAAAAAGTAAAAGCCATGGTGCGACGCGGCGAGATCAAGCCTCGGGCCCTCTATGACTATCTGACCGATGCGAATCGTGAGCTGTTTGAGACGCCGGTTATCGGGGCCGAAGTGTATCGCTCGGATGACGGCGGACGCACCTGGAAACGCACGCACGAGGGCTATCTGGATAATGTGTATTTCTCCTATGGCTATTACTTTGGCCAGATCCGCGTCGATCCAAACGATCCCGATCACGTCTACATTCTGGGCGTGCCCCTTCTGGTATCGGACGACGGAGGGCGCACCTGGCGTTCAATCAACGAGGAAAACGTGCATGTGGATCATCATGCCCTCTGGATCAATCCGGACCGGCCCGGCCATCTGGTCAATGGCAACGATGGTGGGGTGAACTTGACCTACGATGGCGGGAGAACCTGGTTCAAAGCCAACACGCCACCTGTAGGACAGTTCTACTCGGTAGCGGTCGATAGTGCTCGGCCTTACAACGTCTATGGCGGTCTGCAGGATAACGGCGTCTGGGTAGGACCCAGCACCTACAAGTTCAGCTATGCATGGTATGCCGAAGGTCGCTATCCCTACGAACGATTGCTGGGAGGCGATGGCATGCAGGTGCAGGTCGATCCACGTACAAACGATATTGTCTATACGGGCTTTCAGTTCGGCAATTATTTCCGAATCGAGCGGCGGACAGGCCGACGGGTGCCTATCAAGCCCCGGCATAAACTGGGTGAAACGCCGCTGCGGTTCAACTGGGAAACGCCGATCTTTCTGTCACGACATCATCCCGATATTCTATACCTGGGCTCGAACAAGCTCCACCGCTCTTTCAATCGCGGGGATGACTGGGAGACAATTTCCGGCGATCTGACACGGGGCGGTCGTAAAGGGGATGTCCCCTATGGTACGCTCACAACAATTGCTGAATCGGTACTTCGCTTTGGGCTCATCTATGTAGGGAGTGACGATGGACTGGTGCACGTGACCCGAGATGGAGGCGTTACCTGGACGCGCATCTCGGACGATCTGCCCCAGCATCTCTGGGTGAGTCACGTCGAGCCCTCGCAGCATGTAGAAAGCCGTGTCTATGTAGCACTCAACGGCTATCGCTGGGATGATTTTACGCCGTATCTCTATCGCTCGGAAGACTATGGGCAGAGCTGGGAACGAATCGGAACGGACTTGCCCTACGAACCCATCAATGTAGTGCGCGAGGATCCCTATAACCCGAATATCCTCTACGTGGGTACCGACGGAGGCCTTTACGTGTCGCTCGACGGTGGACGCTCGTTTATGCCCTTTTACGAAGGATTGCCGCATGCCCCCGTGCATGATCTGGTGATTCACAAAAGGGAACGAGATTTAGTTGTCGCTACGCATGGACGCTCGCTCTATGTAGCTGATCTGGAGGAGATCGAGCAACTTACGCCGGAGCTGTTGCAACGGCCGCTGCACGTGTTTGTCATCGATACAGTCCGGCATAATCCAGACTGGGGACGCCTCCGGGCCGTCTGGATGCCGCCCGACACGCCCGCTGTGCGGATTCCGTACTATAGCCAGGCGGCTGGTCCGGTAACGATCCGGGTGCTGACCGAAGACAGCCTCTTACTGGCTACGCGGATAGACACGGCTGAAGTGGGCCTTAACTATCCGGTGTACGACCTGACGATCGATAGCACGCAGGTGGCGGCCTTTAATGCCCGACGCGATGAGAAGACGCAGGTAAAAGCAGCCGACAACGGACGCTACTACCTGCCGCCTGGCACCTACACGATAGAGCTGGTCCGGGATCGTGTCGCTGCCCGTGGCCACCTGGTTGTCCGCCCAGGTCGCCGGCCACGTACTGTACCCTATCCCGAGCCAGCGACCGAGCGCCTGTAA
- a CDS encoding DUF1232 domain-containing protein, with the protein MPLRVPEVITAPPRMAGLLPLHTRAFALALQTARRSLARRSRLMRLVVQASRQLARRKVALAQVWRELHTLLRLVQAWMRREYQVIPWRSLLYGVAALAYFVNPVDLLPDALPGLGLVDDVAVIAAVARAIRSDLDRFRQWEAVQRHPNPHCL; encoded by the coding sequence ATGCCACTACGCGTTCCAGAAGTGATCACTGCGCCACCTCGTATGGCTGGCTTGCTCCCCCTGCACACGCGTGCCTTTGCGCTGGCATTGCAGACGGCACGACGTTCACTGGCACGCCGCAGCCGGTTGATGCGGCTGGTTGTGCAGGCCTCACGCCAGTTAGCCCGACGCAAGGTTGCCCTGGCTCAGGTATGGCGCGAGCTACATACTTTGCTCCGTCTGGTACAGGCCTGGATGCGACGTGAGTATCAGGTGATTCCGTGGCGTTCGTTGCTCTATGGAGTAGCTGCACTGGCCTATTTTGTCAATCCAGTTGACCTGCTACCCGACGCTTTGCCGGGTCTGGGGCTTGTCGACGACGTGGCCGTCATTGCAGCAGTTGCCCGTGCCATTCGCAGCGACCTTGATCGCTTCCGGCAATGGGAAGCCGTACAACGCCATCCTAACCCCCACTGCCTATGA
- the crcB gene encoding fluoride efflux transporter CrcB: protein MKALLIALGGALGALSRYALSGLIYAWLGPTFPWGTLVVNLTGCYGLGLLWALSETLPMPASISPLVFVGFFGAFTTFSTYGLESFNLLRDGELLRGLLNLLGSSLAGLLCVALGFLTARLVLYLERVP from the coding sequence ATGAAGGCGCTATTGATCGCCCTGGGGGGTGCCCTCGGAGCGCTTTCTCGCTACGCCCTCTCGGGCCTGATCTATGCCTGGCTGGGACCCACCTTTCCCTGGGGAACACTGGTGGTCAACCTGACGGGCTGCTACGGACTGGGCCTGCTGTGGGCTCTTTCAGAAACCCTCCCGATGCCAGCTTCGATATCGCCGCTGGTGTTTGTGGGATTCTTCGGGGCATTCACGACATTTTCCACCTACGGGCTCGAAAGCTTTAACCTGCTGCGCGACGGAGAGCTGTTGCGGGGACTGCTGAACCTGCTGGGTAGCAGTCTGGCCGGTTTGCTGTGTGTTGCGTTGGGTTTTCTAACGGCTCGCCTGGTGCTTTATCTGGAAAGGGTGCCATGA
- a CDS encoding DUF190 domain-containing protein, with translation MIKLPAEGVLLRIFIGETDRYHGRPLYEQIVLKARELNLAGATVLRGIMGFGASSRMHTAKWLRLSEDLPVVVEIVDTEANIQKLLPFLDEVVQEGLITMEKAYVIRYPHRSED, from the coding sequence ATGATCAAGCTACCTGCCGAAGGGGTCCTGCTGCGCATTTTTATTGGCGAGACCGACCGCTATCACGGACGGCCGCTCTACGAACAAATTGTGCTCAAAGCCCGTGAGCTGAACCTGGCCGGCGCTACCGTACTACGTGGCATTATGGGCTTTGGCGCCTCCAGCCGCATGCACACGGCTAAATGGCTGCGGCTTTCAGAAGATCTGCCCGTTGTGGTGGAAATCGTTGATACAGAAGCGAATATCCAAAAGCTCTTACCTTTTCTGGATGAAGTCGTACAAGAGGGACTCATTACCATGGAGAAGGCTTATGTTATCCGCTATCCTCACCGCTCGGAAGATTAA
- a CDS encoding M28 family peptidase yields MLSAILTARKIKHAGFLLITLLWVIPTQAQETVDTLAIRLIREEGLTRSQVMETIFWLTDVYGPRLTGSPQLDSAMAWAARRLAGWGLNVHREPWGPFGRGWMLHHVRVEVTAPVTFPVLAYPKAWSPDIDGPVTAEVVRFDVEDTSAFAAYRGKLRGKIVLLEPPRPLEEPFKPLARRRDAEDLLALANAAHPEGGGRRYSAAALRRLELAQRRLQFLYEEQPLAILDRNFRGDYGTVFVSAARVPTPPGTPWYERPGPWTPGITVIPQFTVAVEHYNRIYRLLERGFRVEMTLDLDVSFYDSDPYEYNLIAELPGTDPRIGDEIVMLGAHFDSWHAGTGATDNAAGSAVMMEAMRILKVVYEQLGRGPRRTIRLALWTGEEQGLLGSRAYVHQHFAELRGWGQPPARLKPAHAKFSVYFNLDNGGGKIRGIYLQGNEAVAPIFRAWLAPFHDLGAATLSLRNTGGTDHLSFDAVGLPGFQFIQDHLAYGTRTHHSNMDVFDHVIEEDLKQAATIIAAFAYHAAERDERIPRKPLPISEGTR; encoded by the coding sequence ATGTTATCCGCTATCCTCACCGCTCGGAAGATTAAACACGCCGGCTTCCTGTTGATCACCCTGCTGTGGGTGATTCCGACGCAAGCCCAGGAGACGGTCGACACGCTGGCCATCCGTCTCATCCGCGAAGAGGGGCTGACGCGAAGCCAGGTCATGGAAACGATATTCTGGCTGACCGACGTGTACGGCCCGCGGCTCACTGGCTCGCCTCAGCTCGACAGTGCGATGGCCTGGGCTGCGCGTCGGCTGGCTGGCTGGGGCCTGAACGTACACCGTGAGCCGTGGGGACCGTTCGGGCGGGGCTGGATGCTGCATCATGTGCGGGTTGAGGTGACAGCTCCGGTCACTTTCCCGGTGCTTGCCTACCCGAAAGCCTGGTCGCCCGATATTGACGGACCGGTCACGGCCGAGGTAGTGCGTTTCGATGTGGAGGATACCAGCGCGTTCGCTGCCTATCGCGGCAAACTACGCGGTAAGATCGTGTTGCTGGAACCTCCACGTCCGCTTGAAGAACCCTTTAAACCGCTGGCGCGACGGCGCGATGCCGAAGACCTGTTGGCCCTGGCAAACGCAGCCCATCCCGAAGGCGGGGGGCGCCGCTACAGTGCTGCTGCCCTACGACGACTGGAACTGGCCCAGCGACGTCTCCAGTTTCTCTACGAAGAACAGCCCCTGGCTATCCTGGACCGCAACTTCCGGGGGGATTACGGGACCGTTTTCGTATCGGCAGCGCGCGTGCCCACTCCACCGGGTACCCCCTGGTATGAACGTCCCGGCCCCTGGACACCGGGGATCACGGTCATCCCACAGTTTACGGTGGCTGTAGAACATTACAATCGCATCTATCGCCTGCTCGAACGCGGCTTCCGTGTGGAGATGACGCTGGATCTGGACGTGTCCTTCTACGACAGCGATCCCTACGAATACAACCTGATCGCCGAACTTCCGGGCACCGATCCCCGGATCGGCGATGAAATTGTCATGCTCGGAGCCCATTTCGACTCGTGGCATGCCGGCACTGGGGCCACCGACAACGCAGCCGGCTCGGCGGTCATGATGGAAGCCATGCGCATCCTGAAAGTGGTGTATGAACAGCTCGGCCGCGGACCACGCCGCACCATCCGACTGGCGCTCTGGACAGGCGAAGAACAGGGGCTACTGGGCTCGCGGGCCTATGTCCATCAACACTTCGCCGAACTACGCGGATGGGGGCAGCCACCCGCTCGCCTCAAGCCCGCCCATGCAAAATTTTCCGTCTATTTCAACCTTGACAACGGTGGCGGCAAAATCCGGGGTATCTACCTGCAGGGCAATGAAGCCGTAGCCCCGATTTTCCGGGCCTGGCTGGCCCCCTTCCACGATCTGGGCGCGGCCACGCTTTCATTACGCAACACAGGCGGCACAGACCATCTGTCATTCGATGCCGTCGGCCTGCCCGGCTTCCAGTTTATTCAGGACCACCTGGCCTATGGCACACGCACCCACCACTCCAACATGGATGTCTTCGACCATGTGATCGAGGAGGACCTGAAGCAGGCCGCTACCATCATTGCTGCCTTCGCCTACCATGCCGCTGAACGCGACGAACGCATTCCACGTAAGCCCCTACCAATATCCGAAGGCACTCGCTAA
- a CDS encoding mechanosensitive ion channel family protein, giving the protein MLFGWQLGEWGQTMIAGVPLLDWLKALGVWATLAVVFISIQRILTRKLEVLAKRTRTNIDNVIANVLRQTRAYFLVGLAFYAAVAIVQLPRPILQWGGRIAFVLLLLQVIRWGSGLITFYVERYRQQKLEEDPAAVTSMQALGFIGRLALWTVVLLVALDNFGVDITALVASVGIAGVAIGLAVQNILGDLFASLSIVLDKPFVVGDFIIVDNYMGTVEHIGLKSTRIRSLTGEQLVFGNSDLLNSRIRNYKRMRERRIVFTVGVVYQTPKEKLEKIPQIIREIVEAQERTRFDRAHFKEFGPSSLNFEVVYWVLEPDYTLYMDIQQAINLALFERFAQEGIEFAYPTQTLLVYPMKPVEVAAPQDARAS; this is encoded by the coding sequence ATGCTTTTCGGATGGCAGCTGGGTGAATGGGGCCAGACGATGATCGCTGGCGTGCCGCTACTGGACTGGCTCAAAGCCCTTGGCGTATGGGCAACACTGGCGGTGGTTTTTATTAGCATACAGCGCATACTGACCAGAAAGCTTGAGGTCCTGGCCAAGCGTACGCGCACGAACATCGACAACGTCATTGCTAACGTCCTGCGTCAGACGCGGGCCTATTTCCTGGTCGGGCTTGCTTTCTACGCGGCCGTAGCGATCGTGCAGTTGCCTCGGCCGATCCTTCAGTGGGGTGGACGTATCGCTTTTGTACTGTTATTGCTGCAGGTTATTCGCTGGGGCAGTGGGCTCATTACCTTCTATGTTGAGCGCTACCGTCAACAGAAGCTCGAAGAAGATCCGGCTGCTGTCACTTCAATGCAGGCGCTGGGCTTCATCGGGCGGCTGGCCCTCTGGACGGTCGTGTTACTGGTGGCGCTGGACAATTTTGGGGTGGACATCACGGCGCTGGTCGCGAGCGTCGGGATTGCGGGGGTGGCCATCGGTCTGGCAGTGCAAAATATTCTGGGAGACCTGTTCGCTTCGCTTTCCATTGTGCTGGACAAACCCTTTGTGGTGGGCGATTTTATTATTGTCGACAACTACATGGGAACGGTCGAACATATCGGCCTGAAATCCACGCGCATTCGCAGCCTTACAGGAGAGCAGCTGGTATTCGGTAACAGTGACCTGCTCAACAGCCGCATTCGCAACTATAAACGCATGCGAGAGCGACGTATTGTCTTTACGGTAGGGGTAGTTTATCAGACGCCCAAGGAGAAGCTGGAAAAAATTCCGCAGATTATTCGCGAGATCGTCGAGGCACAGGAGCGTACGCGTTTTGATCGCGCCCACTTCAAGGAATTTGGGCCGTCTTCGCTTAATTTTGAAGTGGTCTACTGGGTCCTTGAACCGGACTATACGCTGTACATGGATATTCAACAGGCTATCAACCTGGCACTGTTTGAGCGCTTTGCGCAGGAGGGGATTGAGTTCGCCTATCCGACCCAGACGCTCCTCGTGTATCCTATGAAGCCCGTTGAAGTGGCGGCTCCGCAGGATGCCCGTGCTTCGTGA